From a region of the Candidatus Pelagibacter sp. FZCC0015 genome:
- a CDS encoding complex I NDUFA9 subunit family protein, whose protein sequence is MKAKNCLIFGGSGQIGRNLIRKLTKNNYRVTVVTRNIHQKSYIIKTQANAGYIDIVEASIYDENKIRELFKKSDICINLIGILFEKKKGNSFKNIHSLFPSILAKLSKEYNLKHFIHLSALGINEAEDSNYAKSKLEGENNIFKNFPLASVLRPSVVYSSDDNFTTNFMTLLNRLPFFPLYYHGNTKFSPIHCSDLTDVIYNVISKNIYSKIIECVGPETITFKEIIEKLLKSIGKKRLLIPFPLKLAEFSASFFEIMPNPLLTRDQLRLLRYNNIASGKYKTNFDIGIPSLRYFDEEVKKYSYMWREGGQFSTVKYTEKNDLGNKPN, encoded by the coding sequence ATGAAAGCAAAAAATTGTCTAATTTTTGGTGGCAGCGGTCAAATAGGTAGAAACTTAATAAGAAAGTTAACCAAAAATAACTACAGAGTAACTGTTGTAACAAGAAATATTCACCAAAAAAGTTATATTATTAAAACACAAGCAAATGCAGGTTATATTGATATTGTTGAGGCTAGTATTTATGATGAAAATAAGATTAGAGAACTTTTTAAAAAATCAGATATTTGTATAAATTTAATTGGTATTTTATTTGAGAAGAAAAAAGGAAATTCTTTTAAAAATATTCATTCTTTATTTCCATCAATATTAGCCAAACTTTCTAAAGAATATAATTTAAAACATTTTATTCATTTATCGGCTTTAGGCATTAATGAAGCAGAAGACTCTAATTATGCTAAAAGTAAGCTTGAGGGTGAAAACAATATTTTTAAAAACTTTCCTCTTGCTTCAGTTCTAAGGCCTTCTGTGGTTTATTCATCAGATGATAATTTTACAACCAATTTCATGACTTTATTAAATAGGCTACCCTTTTTTCCACTTTATTATCATGGAAACACAAAATTTTCTCCAATTCATTGTTCTGATCTAACAGATGTTATTTACAATGTTATTTCAAAAAATATTTACTCAAAAATAATTGAATGCGTAGGACCTGAGACAATTACCTTTAAGGAAATAATTGAAAAATTATTGAAATCTATTGGAAAGAAAAGGTTACTTATACCTTTTCCATTAAAATTAGCTGAATTTTCTGCAAGTTTTTTTGAAATAATGCCAAATCCTCTACTTACAAGAGATCAGTTAAGACTTTTAAGATATAACAACATAGCATCTGGAAAGTATAAAACTAATTTTGATATTGGTATACCAAGTTTAAGATATTTTGATGAAGAAGTTAAAAAATATTCTTACATGTGGAGAGAAGGGGGACAATTCTCTACAGTAAAATATACTGAAAAAAATGATTTAGGTAATAAGCCCAATTAA
- the aroA gene encoding 3-phosphoshikimate 1-carboxyvinyltransferase produces MSNSVIIKKKINKFEKVISISGDKSLSIRWVLFSSLANGISTAKNLLISEDVLSAIKAIKKLGIKTKIKKKVCKIYGRGINGYNYKKNITLNAENSGTLGRLILGLLINTPHPIKLIGDKSLSKRDFKRVSEPLSKFGAKFKLRKNKNLPLTIIGSSKLKPIKYSERRGSAQCKSAVIFGAMRTNGTTIIKAKKSRNHTELLSKYLKVPLTTKNKKFYDEIKISKVKNIKPLNYNIPSDISSSAFFIGLTALTNNSKLKIKNVNINPSRTGIISILKKMGVIIHFKNKRIYRGEKIADIQIKNPKSIKPINCPTKYNSRAIDEFLIIFLVAARANGISYFKNLDELNQKESPRLKWGEYILNQIGIKTITTKDSIKIYGNPNLMVEKKIVIKNFLKDHRVFMACVIAALSFGGEWKINDKDSIKTSFPNFLKILKKIKE; encoded by the coding sequence ATGTCTAATTCAGTCATCATCAAAAAAAAAATAAACAAATTCGAAAAAGTTATATCTATCAGTGGAGATAAAAGCTTAAGTATTAGATGGGTTTTATTTTCATCTTTAGCAAACGGAATTTCAACTGCAAAAAATTTGCTTATTTCTGAAGATGTCTTATCAGCAATTAAGGCAATAAAAAAATTAGGAATTAAAACAAAAATAAAAAAAAAAGTATGCAAAATTTATGGGAGAGGAATTAATGGATATAATTATAAAAAAAATATTACACTAAATGCTGAAAATTCTGGAACATTAGGTAGGCTGATTTTAGGTCTATTAATAAATACACCCCATCCAATTAAACTTATTGGAGACAAAAGTTTATCCAAAAGAGATTTTAAAAGAGTTTCAGAACCCCTCAGCAAATTTGGAGCCAAATTTAAATTAAGAAAAAATAAAAACTTACCATTAACTATTATAGGATCATCAAAATTAAAACCTATAAAGTACTCTGAAAGAAGAGGTTCAGCACAATGCAAAAGTGCTGTAATTTTTGGTGCGATGAGGACAAATGGTACTACGATAATTAAAGCTAAGAAATCGAGAAACCACACTGAACTTTTATCCAAATACCTTAAAGTACCTTTGACTACAAAAAATAAAAAATTCTATGATGAGATTAAAATTTCTAAAGTTAAAAATATAAAACCTTTAAACTATAATATACCCTCCGATATAAGCTCAAGTGCTTTTTTTATTGGTTTGACTGCTCTAACAAATAATTCAAAATTAAAAATTAAAAACGTAAATATAAATCCTTCAAGAACTGGAATTATTTCTATTTTAAAAAAAATGGGAGTCATAATTCATTTCAAAAACAAAAGAATATATAGAGGAGAAAAAATAGCAGATATTCAAATTAAAAATCCCAAATCAATAAAACCAATAAACTGTCCAACAAAATATAATAGTCGCGCTATAGACGAATTTCTAATTATATTTTTAGTTGCAGCTAGAGCAAATGGAATTTCGTACTTCAAAAATTTAGATGAATTAAATCAAAAAGAAAGTCCTAGACTTAAATGGGGAGAATATATTTTAAATCAAATTGGTATAAAAACTATAACAACAAAAGACTCCATTAAAATCTATGGTAATCCTAATCTTATGGTTGAAAAAAAAATTGTTATTAAAAACTTTTTAAAAGATCATCGTGTATTCATGGCATGTGTAATTGCTGCTTTGTCGTTTGGAGGAGAATGGAAAATAAATGATAAAGATTCTATAAAAACCTCGTTTCCAAATTTTCTAAAAATTTTAAAAAAAATTAAAGAATGA
- a CDS encoding ribonuclease D — translation MSNKIQLHQNDLPEDLKLGNIIAVDGEFMGLNVRRDPLCLIQISSGNSDAHIIQLDRSSYNAPNLIRLLRDEKITKIFHFGRADMAYIKHYLNTETNNILDTKIASKLARSYSDNHSLKTLIKEFINVDISKQFQNSDFGGELTPAQLKYCANDVIYLHKIHDELNKILIRENRLKLYNDCLKFLKTRIDLDLALFKDDIWSH, via the coding sequence ATGAGTAATAAAATTCAATTACACCAAAATGATCTACCAGAAGATTTAAAATTAGGCAATATAATAGCAGTTGATGGAGAGTTTATGGGTCTAAATGTAAGGCGTGATCCCCTCTGTTTAATTCAGATATCCTCAGGTAACTCTGATGCCCATATTATTCAGCTTGATAGAAGTAGTTATAATGCACCAAATTTAATCAGATTATTACGTGACGAAAAAATTACAAAAATTTTCCATTTTGGAAGAGCCGATATGGCTTATATTAAACATTATTTAAATACCGAAACAAACAACATTCTTGACACAAAAATTGCATCAAAACTTGCAAGATCTTATTCTGATAATCATTCACTCAAAACTTTGATAAAAGAATTTATTAATGTAGATATAAGTAAGCAATTTCAAAACTCAGATTTTGGTGGAGAGCTTACCCCAGCACAACTGAAATATTGTGCAAATGATGTGATATATTTACATAAAATTCATGACGAGTTAAATAAAATATTGATTAGAGAAAATAGATTAAAACTCTATAACGATTGTCTTAAATTTTTAAAAACTAGAATTGATCTTGATCTAGCTTTGTTTAAGGATGATATCTGGTCACATTAA
- a CDS encoding KpsF/GutQ family sugar-phosphate isomerase, protein MNNKKYIKTARDVINLEIKALQNLKKNINASFNQAVAQIAKCQSKVILCGMGKSGLIASKIAATLASVGTPSFNLSASEASHGDLGMVSKKDILILLSNSGETAELKNIIQFAKRCKILLIGIVSKKDSLLYKAADIKILTPKVIEAGGIVPTSSTTVQLALGDALSIASMQYKKFGKMDFKKLHPAGSLGAQLKTVEDIMVTGKKIPFVSENIQVGKALRILTEKKLGILIIRNKNKKSVGIITDGQIRRISQKKINFQSLQVKEIMTKKPIFIDKNELAAKALNLMNSKKITSLIVNNKKKPQVAIGVVHVHSILQSNIS, encoded by the coding sequence ATGAACAACAAAAAATATATAAAAACTGCTCGGGATGTAATTAATCTAGAAATCAAGGCTTTACAAAATTTAAAAAAGAATATTAACGCTTCTTTTAATCAAGCTGTAGCACAGATTGCCAAGTGTCAGTCTAAAGTTATCTTATGTGGTATGGGAAAAAGTGGTTTGATTGCTTCAAAAATTGCTGCAACCCTTGCTTCTGTCGGAACACCATCTTTTAATTTGTCAGCAAGTGAGGCTTCTCATGGTGACCTTGGAATGGTTTCAAAAAAAGATATTTTAATCTTACTCAGTAACTCAGGAGAAACAGCTGAACTTAAAAATATTATCCAATTTGCTAAAAGATGCAAAATATTACTAATAGGTATTGTATCAAAAAAAGATTCTCTTCTTTATAAAGCTGCAGATATTAAAATTTTAACCCCAAAAGTTATAGAAGCAGGTGGAATTGTGCCCACTTCAAGTACTACAGTGCAGCTTGCTTTAGGAGATGCATTATCTATAGCAAGTATGCAATATAAAAAGTTTGGAAAAATGGATTTTAAAAAATTACATCCAGCTGGAAGTTTGGGAGCACAATTAAAAACTGTTGAGGATATTATGGTAACAGGAAAAAAAATACCTTTTGTAAGTGAAAATATTCAAGTTGGAAAAGCTCTGAGGATATTAACTGAAAAAAAATTAGGTATTCTAATTATTAGAAACAAAAATAAAAAAAGTGTAGGAATAATTACCGATGGACAAATTAGAAGAATCAGTCAAAAAAAAATTAATTTTCAATCATTACAAGTAAAAGAAATTATGACAAAAAAACCTATTTTTATCGATAAAAATGAGCTTGCGGCTAAAGCTCTTAATTTGATGAATAGCAAAAAAATTACATCTCTTATAGTCAATAATAAAAAAAAGCCTCAAGTTGCAATAGGTGTTGTGCACGTTCATTCTATCTTACAATCAAATATTTCATAA
- a CDS encoding c-type cytochrome yields the protein MDSFEINKIVAAVLMVALLVIGIGKLSDVIFHVEKPETPGYSVEVQTATTVSSTSSSSEDEKIDIAALMTMGDVATGEKVFKKCAACHSIVKGGKNAIGPALYNVVGRKVGAVEDYKYSKALAAYDKEWTFEELNGFLIKPAKWIKGTKMAYAGLRKESDRASVIKYLNENSDSPLPLP from the coding sequence ATGGACTCTTTCGAAATAAATAAAATAGTTGCTGCTGTATTAATGGTTGCTTTGCTTGTTATCGGTATTGGAAAATTATCTGATGTTATATTCCACGTAGAAAAACCTGAAACACCTGGTTATTCAGTCGAGGTGCAGACTGCAACTACTGTGTCCTCAACTAGCTCAAGTTCAGAAGATGAAAAAATTGATATAGCTGCTTTGATGACAATGGGAGATGTTGCAACTGGAGAAAAAGTTTTTAAAAAATGTGCTGCTTGTCATTCAATAGTAAAGGGTGGAAAGAATGCTATAGGACCCGCTCTCTATAATGTTGTAGGAAGAAAAGTTGGAGCGGTTGAAGATTATAAATATTCTAAGGCATTAGCAGCATATGATAAAGAATGGACTTTTGAAGAGTTAAACGGATTTTTAATTAAACCTGCTAAATGGATTAAAGGAACAAAGATGGCTTACGCAGGTTTAAGAAAAGAATCTGATCGTGCTTCTGTAATAAAATATCTAAATGAAAATTCAGATAGCCCTTTGCCACTACCTTAA
- the cmk gene encoding (d)CMP kinase: MIQKKDILKIAIDSPAAAGAGTLAKSISKYYNLIYLDTGKIYRLIALYKLKNPKKFNLNFIKKKIKNLEIKDLKNKKLLSDEVGMEASIIAKKKSIRKLIYSFQKKLAYNPPKKYDGSCLDGRDITYNIVPDADFKFFITANVKTRAIRRYKELKGLKKSVSFKEVLKSIKNRDKSDYNRKISPLKKTKDSLLINTTKLSKRACFLKIKKIIDRKINI, from the coding sequence ATGATTCAAAAAAAAGATATTTTAAAAATTGCTATCGACTCGCCAGCTGCAGCAGGAGCTGGTACTTTAGCTAAATCAATTTCAAAATATTATAATTTAATATATCTCGATACAGGTAAAATATATCGTTTAATTGCATTGTATAAGTTAAAAAATCCAAAAAAATTTAATCTTAATTTTATAAAAAAAAAAATAAAAAATTTAGAAATTAAAGATTTAAAAAATAAAAAACTTTTATCTGATGAAGTTGGTATGGAAGCTTCTATCATTGCTAAAAAAAAAAGTATTAGAAAATTAATTTACTCTTTTCAAAAAAAACTTGCCTACAACCCCCCAAAAAAATATGATGGATCCTGTTTAGATGGTAGAGACATTACCTATAATATAGTCCCAGATGCTGACTTTAAATTTTTTATAACCGCAAATGTAAAGACTAGAGCAATCAGAAGATACAAAGAATTAAAAGGACTAAAAAAGTCTGTTTCATTTAAAGAAGTCCTTAAAAGTATTAAAAATAGGGATAAAAGTGACTATAATCGTAAAATTTCTCCTTTAAAAAAAACAAAAGATTCCTTGTTGATTAACACCACAAAGTTATCTAAAAGAGCCTGTTTTTTAAAAATAAAAAAAATTATAGACAGGAAAATTAATATTTAA
- a CDS encoding ATP-binding cassette domain-containing protein, whose amino-acid sequence MAIIKKFRIKSFKKINSIIELENVSLSYGNRPILENISFSINEGQIFGMLGPNGVGKSTIFNLITGLINPRAGKIKINGEDATGYPIYLRTKKFKLGYVPQYGGYFNDLTLHENLKAISEIVIQNKNYRSERINYLISKFELDNLKNIKAKFLSGGQKKKLVIALSLLSEPKVLLLDECFAALDVLTIKMLQEIIVSLQNENKITICICDHQARDLLACVDAAMILSNGKIVAQDTPSNLVKNINAKNAYFGDNFRFN is encoded by the coding sequence ATGGCAATAATTAAAAAATTTCGAATAAAATCATTTAAAAAGATTAACTCAATAATTGAACTTGAAAATGTTTCACTTTCATATGGTAATAGGCCTATTTTAGAAAACATTAGTTTTAGTATAAATGAGGGTCAAATTTTTGGGATGTTAGGCCCTAATGGAGTAGGTAAATCAACAATATTCAATCTTATTACAGGATTAATTAATCCTAGAGCTGGAAAAATAAAAATTAATGGTGAAGATGCTACAGGTTATCCAATTTATTTGAGAACAAAAAAATTTAAATTAGGATATGTACCCCAGTATGGAGGTTATTTTAATGATCTCACACTTCACGAAAATTTAAAAGCTATTAGTGAAATAGTAATTCAAAATAAAAATTACAGAAGTGAGAGAATTAATTATCTAATATCTAAATTTGAGTTAGATAACTTAAAAAATATAAAAGCAAAGTTTTTATCTGGAGGTCAAAAAAAAAAATTAGTAATTGCTCTCTCATTATTGAGTGAACCAAAAGTATTACTTCTTGATGAATGCTTTGCAGCTTTAGATGTTTTGACAATTAAGATGCTTCAAGAAATAATTGTAAGTCTCCAAAATGAAAACAAAATTACAATATGTATTTGTGACCATCAAGCAAGAGACCTTTTGGCATGTGTTGATGCTGCAATGATTTTAAGTAATGGTAAAATAGTAGCACAAGACACTCCATCCAACTTAGTAAAAAACATAAACGCTAAAAATGCTTACTTTGGTGATAATTTTAGATTCAATTAA
- a CDS encoding aspartate aminotransferase family protein encodes MSYLAKNYNRKKISFKYGKGSYLYSTDKKKYLDFVQGIAVNSLGHSHPKLVKTIKDQSKKLWHVSNAFEIPEGETLAKKLCKKTFADYVMFQNSGAEATEAAIKVARRYFYSIGKPNKNRILCIKNSFHGRTLAAIFASGSKKMTEGFGPKVKGFDHFSFGDHNSLKNKINKNTAAIMVETIMGEGGIKVIPDWCLRELRALCNKKKILLILDEVQCGIGRSGNFFAFEKSKVKPDIVPIAKGIGGGFPIGAVLMNKKVASGMTPGTHGSTFGGNPLAMSIGNTVMDIISNKKFLNNVKNLSKYFLLKLNKVQAKYPNVIKQIRGRGFLIGIQLYKDQAEFIKKLMDNQLLTIRAAENVVRILPPLNVKKNEIDLSIKIIEKVCSQIK; translated from the coding sequence ATGAGTTATTTAGCAAAAAACTATAACAGAAAAAAAATTTCCTTCAAATATGGCAAAGGTAGTTATCTATATTCCACAGATAAAAAAAAATATTTAGATTTTGTACAGGGAATAGCGGTTAATTCTTTAGGTCATTCACATCCCAAATTAGTAAAAACTATAAAAGATCAATCAAAAAAATTATGGCATGTATCTAATGCATTTGAAATTCCTGAAGGAGAAACATTAGCTAAAAAGTTATGTAAAAAAACTTTTGCTGATTATGTAATGTTTCAAAATAGTGGGGCTGAAGCTACCGAAGCAGCAATTAAAGTTGCTAGAAGATATTTTTACTCAATAGGCAAACCAAATAAAAATAGAATTTTGTGTATTAAAAACTCCTTCCATGGAAGAACTTTAGCAGCAATTTTTGCTAGTGGATCAAAGAAAATGACAGAGGGATTTGGCCCAAAAGTAAAAGGTTTTGATCACTTTAGCTTTGGAGATCATAATTCTCTTAAAAATAAAATTAACAAAAACACAGCTGCTATCATGGTTGAAACAATTATGGGTGAAGGTGGAATAAAAGTGATTCCAGATTGGTGCTTAAGAGAACTAAGAGCATTATGTAACAAGAAAAAAATATTATTAATTCTTGATGAAGTTCAGTGTGGAATAGGAAGATCTGGTAACTTTTTTGCTTTTGAAAAATCAAAAGTAAAACCTGATATTGTACCTATTGCAAAAGGAATAGGTGGAGGATTTCCTATTGGAGCAGTTTTAATGAATAAAAAAGTTGCATCGGGTATGACACCAGGTACTCATGGATCAACATTTGGAGGAAATCCTTTGGCTATGTCTATTGGAAATACAGTAATGGATATTATATCGAATAAAAAATTTTTAAATAATGTAAAAAATCTATCAAAATATTTTTTACTTAAATTAAATAAAGTTCAGGCAAAATATCCAAATGTAATTAAGCAAATAAGAGGAAGAGGTTTTTTGATTGGGATACAGTTATATAAAGATCAAGCAGAATTTATTAAAAAATTGATGGATAATCAGTTGTTAACTATTCGAGCAGCAGAAAATGTTGTTCGTATTCTGCCTCCATTGAATGTTAAAAAAAATGAAATAGACTTATCAATAAAAATTATTGAAAAAGTTTGTTCACAAATAAAGTAA
- a CDS encoding GcrA family cell cycle regulator, with translation MSWTEEKVAKLKELWGKGNTASQIAEIIGGISRNAVIGKAHRLNLSAKIKTRTATSNQNLNNSKHENNIQLTKRGRKSKFRSLIIDKDFEPENPKQLEELDENSCKWPIGHPDEKLFYFCGRSSLKDFSYCKLHLLYAYQPKGKKDEVAEKDEVPEFIEKKIQSA, from the coding sequence ATGAGTTGGACTGAAGAAAAAGTAGCAAAACTAAAAGAGCTTTGGGGCAAAGGTAATACTGCAAGCCAAATTGCTGAAATAATCGGAGGTATAAGTCGAAATGCAGTTATAGGGAAAGCTCATAGACTTAATCTATCTGCAAAAATTAAAACTCGTACAGCTACTTCAAATCAAAATTTGAATAACTCAAAACACGAAAACAATATTCAACTAACAAAAAGAGGACGAAAAAGCAAATTTAGATCACTAATAATTGATAAAGATTTTGAACCAGAAAATCCAAAACAATTAGAAGAGCTCGATGAAAATTCTTGCAAATGGCCTATTGGTCATCCTGATGAAAAATTATTTTATTTTTGCGGAAGATCATCTCTTAAAGATTTTTCCTATTGCAAACTCCACCTTTTATATGCATACCAACCTAAAGGCAAAAAAGATGAAGTTGCAGAAAAAGATGAAGTTCCTGAATTTATTGAAAAGAAAATACAATCAGCCTAA
- the argF gene encoding ornithine carbamoyltransferase produces MKHFINLKDIPKNDLRKIITDAKKRKNLRKKLSTLEIDKGAPLKGKILIQMFEKASSRTRISFYLAIKQLGGGTLTLRSNELHIGQGGESIADTAKILSTYGDGFMMRTDSDKKLEDFKKYLSIPIINGLSPSSHPTQVLSDIFTVEEIMKKPISKLNICWIGDSNNVLDSLIAASVKFSFKLTIGCPKKFEPGGEVRAWVKRNDKKIYIYNDPRKAVYGADVIFSDKVISLNDKVNKKKKIQTFKNFKIDKKLMSYAKKSCIFLHCLPRGNEVSDDVFLGKQSHVWQQALNRVHVQKSILLYCFGKLR; encoded by the coding sequence ATGAAACATTTCATTAATTTAAAAGATATACCTAAAAATGATCTGAGAAAGATAATTACTGATGCTAAGAAAAGGAAAAATTTAAGAAAAAAACTAAGTACACTTGAGATTGACAAAGGAGCACCTCTTAAAGGAAAGATTTTAATTCAAATGTTTGAAAAGGCAAGTTCGCGAACAAGAATTAGTTTTTATTTAGCAATTAAACAGCTCGGAGGAGGCACTTTAACTCTAAGATCTAATGAACTCCATATAGGTCAGGGAGGGGAAAGTATTGCTGATACTGCGAAAATTCTCTCTACTTATGGTGATGGATTTATGATGAGAACTGATAGTGATAAAAAATTAGAAGACTTTAAAAAATATTTATCAATCCCAATTATTAATGGGTTAAGCCCATCATCACATCCTACACAAGTTTTGTCTGACATTTTTACAGTTGAGGAAATAATGAAAAAACCTATTTCAAAATTAAATATTTGTTGGATTGGTGATTCAAATAATGTTTTGGATAGTTTAATAGCTGCATCAGTAAAATTTTCTTTCAAGCTGACTATTGGTTGTCCAAAAAAATTTGAACCAGGAGGAGAAGTTAGAGCTTGGGTTAAAAGAAATGATAAAAAAATTTATATTTATAATGATCCTAGAAAAGCAGTGTATGGTGCAGATGTAATTTTTTCTGATAAAGTTATTTCTTTAAATGACAAAGTTAATAAAAAGAAAAAAATACAAACATTTAAAAATTTTAAAATTGATAAAAAATTAATGAGTTACGCAAAAAAAAGTTGTATTTTTTTACATTGTTTGCCTAGAGGTAATGAAGTGAGTGATGATGTTTTCTTAGGAAAACAATCTCACGTATGGCAACAAGCACTCAATAGAGTCCACGTACAAAAAAGTATTTTATTATATTGTTTTGGGAAATTAAGGTAG
- the lptC gene encoding LPS export ABC transporter periplasmic protein LptC, which translates to MFGKQIVKKILFFSLFLALFFVMYVKFFKKNEIVETEVQTSTDTLYNSNIIENVNYVSKDNDGNEYIINAYQGEIDYSNSNIIYLTNVKALIKLNNSENITITSNYGKYNSENYDTIFSKNVIINYMDNKITGEYLDFSLERNSLIISRDIIYTNLENILKADVLEMDIKTKDTKIFMYEDTKKVNIRNKDSYGNN; encoded by the coding sequence ATGTTTGGAAAGCAAATAGTTAAAAAAATACTATTTTTTTCACTATTTCTTGCTTTATTCTTTGTGATGTATGTTAAATTTTTTAAAAAAAATGAAATTGTAGAAACGGAAGTGCAGACATCAACAGATACTTTGTATAATTCAAATATAATCGAAAATGTGAATTATGTATCAAAAGATAATGATGGAAATGAATATATTATTAATGCTTACCAGGGTGAAATAGATTATTCAAACTCAAACATAATATATTTAACAAATGTAAAAGCTTTAATTAAGTTGAATAACTCTGAAAATATTACTATCACTTCAAATTATGGAAAATACAATTCTGAAAATTATGATACAATTTTTTCAAAAAATGTAATTATAAATTATATGGATAATAAAATTACAGGAGAATATCTTGATTTTTCTTTAGAAAGAAACTCATTAATAATTTCTAGGGATATAATTTATACAAACTTAGAAAATATTTTAAAAGCTGATGTTCTGGAAATGGATATCAAAACTAAGGATACAAAAATATTTATGTATGAAGATACTAAAAAGGTGAATATCAGAAATAAAGATTCGTATGGCAATAATTAA
- the kdsB gene encoding 3-deoxy-manno-octulosonate cytidylyltransferase: MKTLVIIPSRMSATRLPGKPLLKINGLSIISHASKRAEEANIGDVIVATEDQEIIDDVKGNGFNAIMTSNKHKTGTDRIHEALKKSNIKDVDFIMNLQGDEPAIDIQDIVSLNDKMVKNNSNLGTLAAKIKDIKKFKNENIVKVITENSLEEDHFPKAISFSRKSEQVDNIYHHIGIYCYSRDCLEKFVHLDQSKNEIENRLEQLRALDNNIDINVSLAKSSPIGVDTEEDYLALKKIMEYKN; the protein is encoded by the coding sequence ATGAAAACTTTAGTAATTATACCCTCTAGGATGTCCGCTACAAGGCTTCCAGGCAAACCTTTGCTAAAAATAAATGGTTTATCAATTATTTCACATGCATCTAAAAGAGCAGAAGAGGCCAATATTGGAGATGTGATTGTAGCTACAGAGGATCAGGAAATTATTGATGATGTTAAAGGAAATGGTTTCAACGCTATTATGACTAGTAATAAACACAAAACAGGCACAGATAGAATTCATGAGGCACTTAAAAAATCAAATATTAAGGATGTTGATTTTATTATGAATTTACAAGGTGATGAACCAGCTATAGATATCCAAGATATAGTAAGTTTGAATGACAAAATGGTAAAAAATAATTCTAATTTAGGAACTCTTGCCGCAAAAATAAAAGATATTAAAAAATTCAAGAATGAAAATATTGTTAAGGTCATCACTGAAAACAGCCTAGAAGAGGATCATTTTCCAAAGGCAATCTCCTTTTCAAGAAAATCTGAGCAGGTAGATAATATTTATCACCATATTGGAATTTATTGTTATTCAAGAGATTGTCTTGAAAAATTTGTTCACTTGGATCAATCCAAAAATGAAATAGAAAATCGATTAGAGCAGTTAAGAGCATTAGATAACAATATTGATATCAATGTTTCACTTGCTAAGTCATCTCCAATAGGAGTAGATACTGAGGAAGATTATCTAGCCTTGAAAAAAATAATGGAATATAAGAATTGA